A window of the Arachis duranensis cultivar V14167 chromosome 5, aradu.V14167.gnm2.J7QH, whole genome shotgun sequence genome harbors these coding sequences:
- the LOC107487020 gene encoding uncharacterized protein LOC107487020, protein MKLLSWNCRGLGRPLTIHNLKGICKSYSPEVGFICETKNQSRQVEGKLRSCDFKEWFIVDPDGLSGGLAMAWRDGCTVQILQHGRFFIVASVLTAGSNDPYGILGVYLSSNDQHRMTQFAELTSVTQQWLQGPVIMEEVKRATFSIHPQSAPGDDGMTAKFFQSFWNILSGDVFRAVKSFFSGGRILKGFNHTQICLIPKISDAKDMTQFGFDSRWIMWIRELVTTVSYSVIVEGQPYGFFKPNRGLSFLLHKAKQNRLIQGLQIHRRCPKVNHLLLADDSILFCKTNPEACSNILHLLNSYESISGQRVNLNKSVVFFSHNTPSTTRTLLANSMNINDIGAQDKYLGLPSTVSKSKKASFSMIKEKVRKRIQGWKRNLLSSGGRHILLKAVGEAIPIYTLSCFKLPDGLISEIHSLLSQFWWGQKGKQFWRLVTQPTSLLSKILRGKYFSNGNAITAEIGVLPSWGWRSILEGRKIVEKGLNWAVGTGEDIRTFEDPWLPPPYPLMIYDMPNRQAISELFPRVKDLITEVRNWNQNLIQELFPQDVANKILSVQIQQSRDKLQWDLNKSKQYNTASVYSCAARTLLEKEVSVDTLDDNGVGGVAYAAVGRGYGGGEGGGGGYGGVGGGYGKGGGYGEGGAAGGGSGGGGGGGSGGGGGGAQGMARTVSRASPSPAAYDPYAWVVSDVKDSPN, encoded by the exons ATGAAACTGCTCTCGTGGAATTGTCGGGGTTTGGGGAGACCCCTGACAATCCACAATCTTAAAGGGATTTGCAAATCCTACTCCCCCGAGGTTGGTTTTATCtgtgaaacaaaaaatcaatctcGACAAGTTGAAGGAAAACTAAGATCTTGTGATTTCAAGGAATGGTTTATTGTAGATCCGGATGGATTATCAGGGGGTTTGGCAATGGCATGGAGGGATGGTTGCACTGTTCAGATTTTACAGCATGGTCGATTTTTCATTGTGGCATCAGTTCTGACAGCTGGTTCTAATGATCCATATGGTATTCTAGGTGTTTATCTCAGTTCAAATGATCAACATAGAATGACTCAATTTGCTGAATTAACTTCAGTCACCCAACAATG GCTTCAAGGACCAGTGATTATGGAGGAAGTGAAACGTGCAACATTTAGCATTCATCCTCAAAGTGCTCCAGGAGATGATGGTATGAcagcaaaattttttcaaagctTCTGGAACATACTTAGTGGTGATGTGTTTCGAGCAGTTAAGAGCTTCTTTTCTGGGGGCAGAATCTTGAAGGGTTTTAACCACACTCAGATCTGTCTTATTCCCAAGATTTCTGATGCTAAAGATATGACTCAG TTTGGTTTTGACTCCCGGTGGATCATGTGGATTCGAGAATTAGTGACAACTGTTTCTTATTCTGTTATTGTGGAAGGACAACCTTATGGTTTCTTCAAACCAAATAGAG GTCTCTCCTTCTTGCTACACAAGGCAAAACAAAATAGACTAATTCAGGGTCTTCAGATACATAGGCGATGTCCCAAGGTCAACCACCTCCTGCTTGCTGATGATTCCATTTTATTCTGTAAGACTAATCCTGAAGCATGTTCAAATATCCTGCATTTATTGAATTCTTATGAAAGCATCAGTGGCCAGAGGGTAAATCTTAATAAATCTGTTGTATTCTTTAGCCACAACACTCCGTCCACTACTCGTACACTACTGGCTAACTCTATGAATATTAATGATATTGGGGCTCAGGATAAATACCTTGGTTTGCCTTCTACAGTCTCTAAATCGAAAAAGGCTTCTTTTAGTATGATCAAAGAAAAGGTTCGGAAAAGAATCCAAGGGTGGAAGCGCAATCTTCTTTCGTCAGGTGGTAGACACATATTGCTTAAGGCAGTGGGAGAAGCTATTCCTATTTATACATTGTCTTGCTTCAAGTTGCCTGATGGTTTAATTTCGGAAATTCACTCTCTACTTTCTCAGTTCTGGTGGGGACAAAAAG GCAAACAGTTTTGGCGACTTGTAACACAGCCTACTTCCTTATTATCCAAAATCCTAAGAGGTAAATACTTTAGCAATGGTAATGCTATAACGGCAGAAATTGGAGTCTTACCTTCTTGGGGATGGAGGAGCATACTGGAAGGCCGAAAGATTGTTGAAAAAGGTCTTAATTGGGCTGTGGGTACTGGTGAGGATATCCGAACCTTTGAGGATCCTTGGCTGCCTCCTCCGTATCCTTTAATGATTTATGACATGCCAAATAGACAGGCTATTTCTGAGTTGTTTCCAAGAGTTAAAGATCTAATTACTGAAGTTAGAAATTGGAATCAGAATCTCATTCAAGAACTATTTCCCCAAGACGTTGCAAATAAGATTTTGTCAGTTCAAATTCAGCAGAGTAGGGACAAATTGCAATGGGATTTGAACAAATCCAAACAATATAATACAGCTTCAG TGTATTCCTGTGCTGCCAGAACTCTCCTCGAGAAAGAGGTTAGCGTTGACACTTTAGACGACAATGGCGTTGGTGGTGTCGCTTATGCTGCTGTAGGACGAGGCTATGGGGGTGGTGAAGGTGGTGGAGGTGGCTATGGAGGAGTAGGAGGAGGATATGGCAAAGGTGGAGGATATGGAGAAGGGGGTGCTGCCGGGGGAGggagtggtggtggtggtggtggaggcaGTGGTGGCGGTGGAGGGGGTGCTCAAG
- the LOC107487199 gene encoding uncharacterized protein LOC107487199 produces MEAIKEQQSSLREGKGEGPTDKKLGLGNVYCKMGEGWTCVITKTEGPDAGKVFLKCGENCSCTIDGETVSKEVNLPPEVEIGSGNQAFCKCGEGWSCVIYKTQGPEAGSGKGFAECAAKCSCSTNSSI; encoded by the exons ATGGAGGCCATCAAGGAACAGCAGAGTAGTCTCAG GGAAGGAAAAGGGGAAGGTCCAACAGATAAGAAATTGGGGTTAGGGAATGTGTACTGCAAGATGGGAGAGGGATGGACATGCGTGATAACCAAGACTGAGGGCCCTGATGCTGGCAAAGTTTTCCTTAAATGCGGTGAAAATTGCTCATGCACAAT TGATGGTGAAACAGTGTCAAAGGAAGTGAACTTGCCACCTGAAGTTGAGATTGGGAGCGGCAACCAAGCATTTTGCAAGTGCGGCGAAGGGTGGAGCTGTGTCATATACAAGACTCAAGGCCCTGAGGCTGGATCCGGCAAAGGCTTTGCTGAATGCGCTGCAAAATGCTCTTGCTCTACTAATTCATCCATTTAA
- the LOC107487198 gene encoding putative gamma-glutamylcyclotransferase At3g02910 — protein sequence MVVGVEKRDHLIFVYGTLKRGLPNYPLMEGLMAGNDAVLVGSYSTEEAHPLVLGPNGIPYLINLPGSGQRVKGEVYSVSDRALSVLDDFEGLSVGHYERLPVRVAEVGGDAVEAEAYFVQRVFGEGLWKKKGEVGLKEYGVEEAKEYVRKENRKPGSNAVDEVREFVLSC from the coding sequence ATGGTGGTGGGCGTGGAAAAGAGAGACCACTTGATATTCGTGTACGGAACCCTAAAGCGAGGTTTACCAAACTACCCCCTGATGGAGGGACTGATGGCGGGAAACGACGCCGTTTTAGTTGGATCATACTCAACCGAAGAGGCGCACCCACTCGTTTTGGGTCCCAACGGAATCCCCTACCTGATCAACCTTCCCGGGTCGGGTCAGCGGGTAAAGGGCGAGGTGTATTCAGTTTCCGATCGCGCGCTCTCTGTTCTGGATGATTTCGAAGGGTTGAGTGTGGGACACTACGAGAGGCTGCCGGTTCGGGTGGCGGAGGTCGGCGGAGACGCGGTGGAGGCAGAGGCGTATTTCGTGCAGAGAGTGTTTGGGGAAGGGCTGTGGAAGAAGAAGGGGGAGGTGGGGCTGAAGGAGTATGGGGTTGAAGAAGCGAAGGAGTATGTGAGGAAAGAGAACAGAAAACCTGGTAGCAATGCCGTTGACGAGGTTCGTGAGTTTGTTCTTAGTTGTTGA